One region of Sebastes fasciatus isolate fSebFas1 chromosome 1, fSebFas1.pri, whole genome shotgun sequence genomic DNA includes:
- the LOC141775024 gene encoding protein SPMIP1 — MCHLLTTQGQNCYREQIQKEMLTRLAWKSRYADLYPSRHNPRNDSTEPTQLPRRTADSRAVLPPVTRTTEKQSDLPPPPPPPVLSLDGEERLSVAPLMRPVSPQTRHSLYQDSSHHGKGRRLYLQRRGHIRPEEKFDFPLLSSWEYGWRLGDYTLDYRTPSRAKSSVVKNTFYARNGVFSNPSATDTLG; from the exons ATGTGTCACCTGCTGACGACCCAGGGCCAGAACTGCTACCGAGAGCAGATCCAGAAGGAGATGTTGACCCGTTTGGCCTGGAAGAGCCGCTATGCCGACCTCTACCCGTCCCGCCACAATCCCCGAAACGACAGCACAGAACCAACACAGCTGCCCCGCCGGACCGCTGACTCCCG GgctgtccttcctcctgtcaCCAGGACAACGGAGAAGCAGAGcgaccttcctcctcctcctcctcctcctgtcctctctttGGACGGGGAGGAGCGTCTCAGTGTGGCCCCCCTGATGAGGCCAGTTTCTCCTCAGACCAGACACTCTCTCTATCAGGACTCCTCACACCAC GGGAAAGGGCGGCGTCTGTACCTGCAGAGACGTGGCCACATTAGACCCGAGGAGAAGTTTGACTTTCCTCTGCTCTCGTCCTGGGAGTACGGCTGGAGGCTGG GTGACTATACTCTGGATTACAGAACTCCGTCCCGCGCCAAGTCGTCAGTGGTGAAGAACACTTTCTACGCCAGGAACGGCGTGTTCAGCAACCCGTCAGCCACCGACACGCTGGGCTGA